The genomic segment AGGGATTGCGCGGGCGAAGCCCGCGCTCGAACGGTGGCTACTCCGACACGCTCCTGCGCGCCCCCGGCCGCCCGCGGCCATGTACACTCCAGGCTGTGGAGCTGGGGGAATTCGACTACGATCTTCCACCGCCGGCGATCGCGCAGGCGCCTGCCGAGTCCCGTGATGCGGCGCGCTTGCTGATGATCGACCGTGCGGGGCGGCGGTTCACCGACCACGTTTTCGCGGACCTGCCGGATCTCCTGTGGCCGGGCGACTGCGTGGTCGTGAACAACTCCCGGGTGATCCCGGCGCGCGTCCTGGCCCGGGACGCGGCCGGCCGCCCGGTCGAGCTGCTCTTCGCCGAGCCCGAGAGCGAGCGGCGCTGGCGCGCGCTCGTCCGCCCTGGCCGGCGCTGCCCCCCCGGGGCCGAGCTGGTCGCCGGGGACGAGCCGGGCTGTCGCCTGCGCGTCGTCGGCGTCGCCGACGACGGGCTGCGGATCGTCGAGCGCGCCGACGGCTCGATCGACGAGCTTCTCGACGCCTACGGGCTCCCGCCGTTGCCGACCTATATCGTCCGCCATGCCAAGCCGGACGCCGAGGACCGGGCGCGCTACCAGACGGTGTACGCGCGGCCGCCGGGGTCGATCGCCGCGCCCACGGCGGGGCTCCACTTCACGGCGGCCGTCCTCGATCGCCTGCGGCAGCGCCGGATCGAGGTCCACGAGCTCACCCTCCACGTGGGCCCCGCGACGTTTCGCCCTATCAAGACGAGGCGCGTGGAGGACCACGTCCTGCCGCCGGAGCGCGTGTCGATCGGGGCCGGCGTCGCCGAGGCCGTCAACACCGCCAAGGCCGAGGGCCGCCGGATCGTGGCGGTGGGCACGACGACGACCCGCGCGCTCGAAGGCGCCGCCGAGGCCCACGGCCGGGTGCGGCCGCGTGAGGGCGCGGTCGATCTGTACATCACCCCGGGCCACCCGTTCCGGGTGATCGACGCCCTGCTGACGAACTTCCACCTCCCGCGCTCGTCGCTGCTGGTCCTGGTCGCCGCCTTCGCGGGACGGGAGCTGATCATGGAGTCCTACCGGCATGCCATCGCCGCCGGCTATCGTTTCTACTCCTACGGCGACGCCACCCTGATGGTATGACGCCGTCCGTCTCGATCGCGGTGGCGTCTAGGAAGGCGGCGACCTGTTCGAGCGCGGGCTCTGCCCGCGCAAGCGAGCGTGGGGGAGGTTTCGGAGGGGGCCGTCGAGGCCCCCGCCGACTGGGCGACGCCACCCTGATGGTATGAACCGAGCAGCGGCACGGCCCAGGCGTGCGTCGGGGCCGGGCGGGGTCCGCCGACCCGTTCGCGCCGACGCCGATCGAGCGCAGCGCAGTGTATGGGAAACCGCCCCGCGTGACTGCGCGCCGGAGCGCGTGGTCGCCGGACCCCGCCCGGCCCCGACGAGGCGTGCACGGCCGTGACCTTTGAGATCCTGGCCACCGAGGGCGCCGCCCGCCGCGGCCGCCTCACCACGCTGCACGGCGTCGTGGACACGCCCGCCTTCATGCCTGTGGGCACGCGCGGCACCGTGAAGAGTCTCACCCCTGACGATCTGCGGGAGGCCGGCGCCCAGATCGTCCTCGCCAACACCTACCACCTGTTCCTCCGCCCGGGCCATCAGCTGGTCCGGGAGCTCGGCGGCCTGCATCGCTTCATGGCCTGGGACGGTCCGATCCTGACGGACTCCGGCGGCTTCCAGGTCTTCAGCCTCGCCAAGCTGCGAAAGATCACCGAGGCCGGCGTGGCGTTCCGGTCCGACGTGGACGGCTCCACCCACTTCCTCTCGCCCGAGCTGAGCATCGAGGTGCAGCAGGCGCTGGGCGCCGACATCATCCATCCGCTGGACGAGTGCCTGGCCTACCCGGCCACCCGCCAGGAAACCGAGCGCTCGCTGGCACTCACGCTCGGATGG from the Candidatus Methylomirabilota bacterium genome contains:
- the queA gene encoding tRNA preQ1(34) S-adenosylmethionine ribosyltransferase-isomerase QueA, which produces MRAPGRPRPCTLQAVELGEFDYDLPPPAIAQAPAESRDAARLLMIDRAGRRFTDHVFADLPDLLWPGDCVVVNNSRVIPARVLARDAAGRPVELLFAEPESERRWRALVRPGRRCPPGAELVAGDEPGCRLRVVGVADDGLRIVERADGSIDELLDAYGLPPLPTYIVRHAKPDAEDRARYQTVYARPPGSIAAPTAGLHFTAAVLDRLRQRRIEVHELTLHVGPATFRPIKTRRVEDHVLPPERVSIGAGVAEAVNTAKAEGRRIVAVGTTTTRALEGAAEAHGRVRPREGAVDLYITPGHPFRVIDALLTNFHLPRSSLLVLVAAFAGRELIMESYRHAIAAGYRFYSYGDATLMV